The following are from one region of the Candidatus Poribacteria bacterium genome:
- a CDS encoding dockerin type I domain-containing protein: MKTLSVRRKIIVSILTMIVLIYGAQGNLSYGQATASTVQILPASVASPAVGEKLILSLNIVGGTSVAGYEAAIEFDTSALRHVESEIGDYLPTGAFFVPPVVAGNLVKLAATSLAGESNGSGTLATITFEIRAVKASTLTLSNVLLSDSEGVTSRPQVEGTQITKAEESTPTSETSDYIQGPWLWMIAEGSNIDTDYLELLSDGEINEAMVSREGITEGETLGQLRWTGERIQPSTHCGFFLCASNNVQHVVNATGLSPVQNLSHHTAYAFINIVSPHDQNSVRMGVGSDDAIKVWLNGTVVHRKRTSRRTTGIQDRFDTNLKAGDNLLLVKVSEYSGNWGLFFKVYLDGADFTTSTTVRGLRTKNLAAADVNEDGKIDIHDLILVIRALEETAPTNPRVDVNADGSVNKSDLLIIVENLDDSAIPAAPAAMLVTLDPATLRAWIDVLLAETDNSIAYQKTLAILQGLLATVLPQETKLLANYPNPFNPETWIPYHLSKDANVTLHIYAVNGQLVRTLALGYQAAGMYQSRSRAAYWDGRNAFGESVASGVYFYTLSTESTRDSVTAGDFSATRKMLIRK; this comes from the coding sequence ATGAAAACACTAAGTGTGCGTCGGAAAATCATTGTGTCAATTCTAACAATGATAGTTTTGATATATGGTGCGCAAGGAAATCTTAGCTACGGTCAAGCCACTGCCTCAACCGTTCAGATCCTGCCGGCCTCAGTTGCATCTCCTGCTGTCGGAGAAAAGTTAATACTATCGCTGAACATCGTGGGCGGAACATCGGTAGCAGGCTATGAGGCAGCCATAGAATTCGATACGAGTGCGCTGCGCCATGTGGAAAGTGAGATAGGTGATTATCTGCCAACAGGTGCGTTTTTTGTGCCACCAGTTGTTGCAGGCAATCTTGTAAAACTTGCTGCAACCTCCCTGGCGGGTGAAAGCAATGGGAGCGGGACGCTTGCGACGATCACCTTTGAGATCCGGGCAGTAAAAGCCTCAACGTTGACATTATCCAATGTGCTTCTCTCCGATAGCGAAGGCGTGACTTCGCGTCCGCAGGTTGAAGGCACACAGATTACGAAAGCAGAAGAATCCACGCCTACTTCAGAGACATCCGACTATATCCAAGGGCCCTGGCTATGGATGATTGCTGAAGGTTCAAACATAGACACGGATTATCTCGAACTCTTAAGTGATGGAGAGATTAACGAAGCGATGGTCTCACGAGAAGGTATCACAGAAGGGGAAACATTGGGGCAGCTCCGATGGACAGGCGAGCGTATCCAGCCATCAACCCATTGTGGTTTTTTCCTCTGTGCCTCAAATAATGTCCAGCATGTCGTTAATGCCACTGGACTCAGCCCAGTTCAGAATCTCAGTCACCACACAGCTTACGCATTTATTAACATTGTCTCACCGCATGACCAAAACAGTGTTCGGATGGGAGTCGGCAGCGATGATGCCATTAAAGTTTGGCTGAATGGAACGGTGGTTCATAGAAAAAGAACCAGCAGGAGAACAACGGGCATCCAAGACCGGTTCGACACAAATCTGAAAGCGGGTGACAATCTCCTGTTGGTCAAAGTCAGCGAGTACTCGGGTAACTGGGGATTATTCTTTAAAGTTTATCTTGACGGGGCGGATTTCACGACTTCCACGACCGTAAGAGGCCTGCGTACAAAAAACCTCGCAGCGGCAGATGTCAATGAGGATGGAAAGATAGACATTCATGATCTAATTCTCGTGATAAGGGCCCTCGAAGAAACCGCGCCTACCAATCCACGTGTTGATGTCAACGCAGATGGCAGCGTCAATAAGAGCGACTTGCTTATCATTGTTGAGAACCTTGACGACTCGGCTATTCCTGCAGCCCCTGCGGCGATGTTAGTAACCCTGGATCCAGCAACGCTTCGGGCGTGGATAGATGTTCTGCTTGCTGAGACGGACAACTCAATTGCTTACCAGAAAACGCTTGCCATTCTTCAAGGGCTTTTGGCCACTGTGCTCCCTCAAGAGACCAAACTGCTTGCTAACTACCCGAATCCGTTCAATCCTGAAACTTGGATACCCTATCACTTGTCGAAGGACGCGAATGTCACACTGCACATCTATGCCGTGAATGGACAATTAGTGCGGACGTTGGCATTGGGTTATCAAGCTGCAGGGATGTATCAGAGTCGTTCGCGTGCGGCGTATTGGGATGGTAGAAACGCCTTCGGTGAATCTGTGGCGAGTGGTGTGTATTTCTATACATTGTCCACGGAGTCCACACGCGACTCCGTTACAGCAGGCGATTTTTCTGCAACACGCAAAATGCTGATACGAAAATAG
- a CDS encoding sigma-54 dependent transcriptional regulator gives MSEKTATQMQNVTRDIIGESAQMQEVFRSVSLVAPTEATVLITGETGVGKEIIAQAIHDNSPRKNNPFKVINCGAFSPELIQSELFGHEKGAFTTAIRKHHGIFEQANGGTLFLDEVSEMSPEVQVKFLRVLEQQEFSPVGAEDIIEVDVRVVAATNRNLKTAVSRKRFREDLYYRLNLFRIQIPPLRNRRSDIAPLAHDFVSQLSEGYDKLITGIAPEAVKYLQNINWYGNVRELRNVIETALIFAESEELKKEDVETAIENLNEPDEHSDTQSEAFRDSFSGEVDPSQEANGDSHITPEDVRGRLLELVQTGTISEITSYISLMRYEAEIPHYTKREIAERLQISVPTLDKYCALAEENT, from the coding sequence ATGAGTGAGAAAACCGCGACTCAGATGCAGAACGTTACCAGGGATATTATCGGTGAATCAGCACAGATGCAAGAGGTCTTTCGATCCGTAAGTTTAGTCGCCCCTACAGAAGCAACTGTTCTCATTACGGGTGAAACAGGCGTTGGCAAAGAGATTATCGCGCAAGCCATTCATGACAATAGTCCCCGTAAAAATAATCCGTTCAAAGTAATCAACTGTGGAGCGTTTTCGCCAGAACTCATTCAAAGCGAACTCTTTGGACATGAAAAAGGGGCTTTTACCACTGCTATTCGGAAGCATCACGGTATATTTGAACAGGCAAACGGCGGCACCTTGTTCTTAGATGAAGTCAGCGAGATGTCGCCTGAAGTCCAAGTAAAATTTCTGCGTGTACTGGAGCAGCAAGAATTTTCACCGGTCGGTGCGGAAGACATCATTGAGGTGGATGTCCGAGTGGTCGCCGCAACAAACAGGAACCTTAAAACCGCAGTGAGTAGAAAAAGATTTAGGGAAGATCTCTATTATCGACTGAACCTTTTTCGTATTCAGATTCCACCGCTCCGTAACAGGCGTTCGGACATCGCGCCTTTGGCGCATGATTTTGTCTCCCAATTAAGCGAAGGTTACGATAAACTAATCACCGGTATAGCCCCGGAGGCGGTTAAATATCTTCAAAATATTAATTGGTACGGTAATGTGCGAGAGCTCAGAAATGTCATAGAAACCGCACTTATCTTTGCAGAAAGCGAAGAATTAAAAAAAGAGGATGTCGAAACAGCGATAGAAAACCTAAATGAACCTGACGAACACTCAGATACTCAATCGGAAGCGTTTAGAGATTCATTCTCTGGCGAAGTAGATCCTTCACAAGAAGCTAATGGGGACTCGCACATAACACCTGAAGATGTCAGGGGTAGATTATTGGAACTCGTCCAGACCGGAACAATCTCCGAGATAACCTCCTATATTAGCCTTATGCGGTATGAGGCAGAAATTCCGCATTACACCAAACGGGAAATTGCTGAACGACTCCAAATATCTGTGCCGACCTTGGATAAATATTGTGCATTGGCTGAGGAAAACACATAA
- a CDS encoding leucine-rich repeat domain-containing protein yields the protein MKTLFVNRNVIVSIFAVLMLTYGIQGISYGQDAPDTIVEFADANLARVVRKALGLPTGDGVDLLKIPKAELEKLTELRASGKKITDLTGLENATQLMELHIRVNNISDITPLAQLTQLKRLDLSYNQIGDITPLVRLAQLKTLNLNRNHIRDITPLAQLTQLTGLELDSTQISDITPLTQLTQLRGLYLLYNQISDITPLAQLTQLETLFFIRNQVSDITPLTQLTQLRGLYLSYNQISDVTPLAQLTKLTELNLRDNLITDVTPLTGLIFLERLELRRNPIWSTYPLNALLDANPNVDLDIEVTDAVPFPMTEATSKGGKELRVLIPELQQQPMFWVNTDTGKIESSGHFDVVTQGVTVLTVDRAGSKLYWGERSQSGGVIKRANFDGTNVEALVTLSNVPRGIAIDAIGNKLYWTNSDLQIQTATLNGENISTIIQLEEDILEETKKSCSSGFTFFLFFIPIGQTTGECSTETVRLNLTSPTDIAVNTVDGRLYWTEFSGRIRRVNLDGTGLGTLLPEIGSPYGIVVVDDKIYWAEEIGEHSGKVQRANLNGTNIETLATVQGLPTGISVDTAAGKVYWANSLGGIQRTDINGGEVEVVVSGIAAPGDFVLVPSVRPTTPTTATTDATVNISPASVASPAVGEQITFNLNIAGGEAVAGYQATVQFDTTALRYVSSANGDYLPAGAFFVEPKVEGNLIKLNAASLAGESSGDGTLTTLTFEVIAVKGSTLTLSDVLLTNSAGEGFVPTVENAEITEAIQLTGDINGDGIINIQDLVLTASNLGKTGQNPADVNGDGSVNIQDLVLVAGALGTSAAAPSLHPQSLETLTATEVKQWLSAAQHLDLTDTTSRRGILFLQQLLITLTPKETALLANYPNPFNPETWIPYHLAKDADVTLHIYAVNGTLVRTLILGYQAAGMYQSRSRAAYWDGRNAFGEPVASGVYFYTLTAGDFTATRKMLIMK from the coding sequence ATGAAAACGTTATTTGTAAATCGAAATGTAATCGTGTCAATTTTCGCGGTATTGATGTTGACATACGGCATCCAAGGCATTAGTTATGGTCAGGACGCACCGGACACCATTGTGGAATTCGCTGATGCGAATTTAGCGAGAGTAGTCCGAAAAGCATTAGGTCTTCCTACTGGAGATGGTGTTGATCTCCTCAAAATTCCAAAAGCGGAATTGGAAAAACTGACAGAGTTAAGGGCTAGTGGTAAAAAAATAACTGATCTCACTGGCTTAGAAAATGCGACACAACTGATGGAGTTACACATTAGAGTGAATAACATCAGTGACATAACCCCACTCGCACAACTCACACAATTGAAGAGGTTAGATCTCAGTTATAACCAAATCGGTGACATCACCCCGCTCGTACGACTTGCGCAGTTGAAGACGTTAAATCTCAATCGTAATCACATCCGCGACATCACCCCCTTGGCACAACTCACACAACTAACAGGGTTAGAGCTTGATAGCACGCAAATCAGTGACATAACCCCGCTCACACAACTCACACAACTGAGGGGGTTATACCTCTTGTATAATCAAATCAGTGACATAACCCCGCTCGCACAACTGACACAGTTGGAGACGTTATTTTTCATTAGAAATCAAGTCAGTGACATAACCCCGCTCACACAACTCACACAACTGAGGGGGTTATACCTCTCGTATAATCAAATCAGTGATGTCACGCCTCTCGCGCAACTGACTAAACTGACAGAGTTGAACCTTCGGGATAATCTAATCACGGATGTCACGCCTCTCACAGGATTGATATTTCTTGAAAGATTAGAGCTTCGGCGTAATCCAATTTGGTCTACGTACCCACTTAATGCGCTCTTGGACGCGAATCCAAATGTGGATTTAGATATTGAAGTAACGGATGCAGTGCCATTCCCTATGACAGAAGCAACGTCGAAAGGTGGCAAAGAATTACGAGTGCTAATTCCAGAATTACAGCAGCAACCGATGTTTTGGGTAAATACTGACACCGGTAAAATAGAGTCGTCTGGACACTTTGATGTTGTTACGCAAGGAGTGACGGTTTTAACCGTGGATAGAGCGGGTAGCAAGCTCTACTGGGGCGAACGTAGTCAAAGTGGCGGTGTCATTAAACGCGCAAACTTTGACGGAACAAACGTTGAGGCACTCGTTACACTATCAAACGTTCCTCGCGGTATTGCTATTGACGCTATAGGGAACAAATTGTATTGGACGAACTCGGACTTGCAAATCCAGACCGCGACCCTCAACGGTGAAAACATCAGCACCATCATCCAACTTGAGGAAGATATACTTGAAGAAACGAAAAAAAGTTGTAGTTCCGGCTTCACTTTCTTTTTATTTTTTATTCCCATTGGGCAGACGACAGGAGAATGCAGCACGGAAACAGTCCGCCTCAATCTGACTTCGCCAACAGACATCGCCGTGAACACAGTGGATGGCAGGCTGTACTGGACAGAATTTTCTGGTCGTATCCGGCGTGTAAACCTTGATGGCACCGGTCTTGGTACACTTCTACCCGAGATAGGAAGTCCTTATGGGATCGTCGTGGTGGATGACAAGATTTATTGGGCAGAGGAAATAGGTGAGCATTCCGGTAAGGTCCAACGCGCGAACCTTAACGGCACAAACATTGAAACACTTGCCACGGTACAAGGGCTGCCTACTGGCATTTCTGTTGATACTGCAGCGGGTAAGGTGTATTGGGCAAACTCACTTGGCGGAATCCAGCGAACGGATATCAACGGTGGTGAAGTTGAAGTTGTTGTCTCAGGCATAGCTGCCCCGGGAGACTTCGTATTGGTTCCAAGCGTACGACCAACAACACCGACGACAGCCACCACAGATGCCACAGTTAACATCTCACCCGCTTCAGTGGCATCACCTGCTGTTGGGGAACAGATAACCTTCAACCTGAACATTGCAGGTGGCGAAGCAGTCGCAGGTTATCAGGCAACCGTGCAGTTTGACACAACTGCGCTGCGTTATGTCTCAAGTGCCAATGGCGATTATCTGCCTGCCGGTGCGTTCTTTGTGGAGCCGAAAGTGGAGGGTAATCTCATAAAACTCAACGCTGCATCCCTCGCTGGAGAAAGCAGTGGGGATGGCACCCTCACCACACTCACATTTGAAGTGATTGCAGTGAAGGGATCTACTTTGACATTATCTGATGTGCTGCTAACTAATAGTGCTGGTGAGGGTTTTGTGCCAACGGTTGAAAATGCAGAGATAACTGAAGCAATTCAACTCACAGGAGACATCAACGGTGATGGTATTATAAACATTCAAGATTTGGTACTGACTGCTTCAAATCTCGGAAAAACAGGACAGAATCCGGCAGATGTCAATGGGGACGGATCTGTCAATATTCAGGATCTCGTCTTAGTCGCCGGGGCATTAGGGACAAGTGCCGCCGCACCTTCTCTGCATCCGCAATCTTTGGAAACGCTCACTGCTACAGAGGTCAAACAGTGGCTATCCGCTGCACAGCACTTAGACCTCACGGATACAACGTCACGGCGCGGTATTCTGTTCCTACAACAACTCCTAATAACGCTGACACCTAAAGAGACGGCACTACTTGCTAACTACCCAAATCCGTTCAACCCTGAGACGTGGATACCCTACCACTTGGCAAAGGACGCGGATGTTACACTGCATATCTATGCCGTGAATGGGACATTGGTGCGGACGTTGATACTGGGATATCAAGCTGCGGGGATGTATCAAAGCCGTTCCCGTGCGGCGTATTGGGATGGTAGAAACGCCTTCGGTGAACCTGTAGCAAGTGGTGTCTATTTCTACACGCTTACCGCAGGTGATTTCACCGCTACTCGCAAAATGCTCATCATGAAGTAG
- a CDS encoding glycine/sarcosine/betaine reductase selenoprotein B family protein, whose product MASVWKLDRLSRFFMKFYGGRRYQTSPNTPLRLPLNECSVALITTAGFFLDGQNPFEKGDCSYREIPNSIPTQALINGHKSAAYDERGIEIDPNLAFPLDRFRELETEGQIGSLNDRHFSFMGSITKPQRLITQTAPEVAQMLKADGVNVAFLTPV is encoded by the coding sequence ATGGCATCTGTATGGAAACTTGATCGTCTCTCTCGATTCTTTATGAAGTTTTACGGTGGTCGGCGGTATCAAACATCTCCTAACACACCGCTGCGCTTACCGTTGAATGAATGCAGCGTCGCTCTCATTACAACTGCTGGTTTTTTTCTTGATGGACAGAATCCTTTTGAGAAGGGAGATTGTTCGTATCGTGAGATTCCAAATTCCATTCCGACCCAAGCACTCATAAATGGACATAAAAGTGCGGCTTACGATGAACGCGGCATCGAAATTGATCCGAACCTTGCATTTCCACTTGATAGATTCAGAGAGTTGGAGACCGAAGGTCAAATCGGATCACTCAACGATAGACACTTCAGTTTTATGGGATCAATTACAAAACCGCAACGCCTCATTACGCAAACCGCCCCTGAAGTTGCACAGATGCTTAAAGCGGATGGTGTTAACGTTGCTTTCTTAACCCCTGTGTGA
- a CDS encoding Gfo/Idh/MocA family oxidoreductase encodes MDKFKVGIIGCGGIFRSLHAPYYQEPTRRADIVAIADINETSANEQADQFGADVYTDYRALLDRQDIDAVDVCVHPRPHLEITRAAAAAGKHILMEKPMCCSVAEGEEMIAAAEEAGVLLMVAYMMRFSPGHKKLKSLLDDGTLGTLQMAYSNQVGWFSPERHPWLFVKAESGGMLVEQAIHELDIWLWLYGPASTVYGFTSHVPLGGTYPPAEDAVENNAVLTVHFKSGGVGMMIKSWASEIRNSGNGLVTSKGSATLIHNGLRWKTHDMASEEEFTAPVPDDGTYRNMPEERREQRYWGVAAKGASIDHWLQCIAGEAEPTTHGCIGRDGIELAEATYRSSQIGAPISLPL; translated from the coding sequence ATGGATAAATTTAAAGTCGGTATTATCGGATGTGGTGGCATATTTCGTAGCCTCCACGCGCCATATTACCAAGAACCGACGCGCCGTGCGGACATCGTCGCCATCGCTGACATCAACGAAACATCTGCAAACGAACAAGCAGATCAATTCGGCGCAGATGTCTATACAGACTACCGTGCACTCCTCGATAGACAGGATATAGATGCAGTCGATGTCTGTGTCCATCCGCGCCCGCATCTCGAAATCACGCGTGCTGCCGCCGCTGCAGGCAAACACATCTTGATGGAGAAACCGATGTGTTGTAGCGTCGCAGAAGGCGAGGAAATGATTGCTGCCGCTGAAGAGGCGGGGGTCCTCCTGATGGTTGCTTACATGATGCGGTTCAGTCCGGGACATAAGAAGCTAAAATCGCTATTAGATGATGGCACGCTCGGCACACTACAGATGGCGTATTCCAATCAGGTCGGTTGGTTCTCACCGGAGCGGCATCCATGGCTCTTTGTGAAGGCAGAATCTGGCGGTATGTTGGTGGAGCAAGCGATTCACGAACTCGATATCTGGTTGTGGTTATACGGTCCTGCCTCTACTGTCTACGGGTTCACAAGCCATGTTCCGCTCGGCGGTACATATCCACCTGCCGAGGACGCTGTGGAGAACAATGCCGTGCTGACCGTGCATTTCAAGAGTGGCGGTGTCGGTATGATGATTAAGAGTTGGGCATCTGAGATTCGGAACAGCGGTAACGGTCTGGTCACCAGCAAAGGTTCCGCGACGTTGATTCACAATGGACTCCGTTGGAAAACCCACGATATGGCATCTGAGGAGGAATTCACTGCTCCTGTGCCAGATGATGGTACCTATCGCAATATGCCAGAAGAGCGGCGTGAACAGCGGTATTGGGGTGTCGCGGCGAAAGGGGCAAGTATCGACCATTGGCTGCAATGCATCGCTGGTGAAGCGGAGCCAACAACCCACGGATGCATCGGGAGAGACGGTATAGAGCTGGCAGAGGCGACGTATCGTTCCTCGCAGATCGGCGCACCGATTTCGTTGCCACTGTAG
- a CDS encoding Gfo/Idh/MocA family oxidoreductase, giving the protein MYRVGIIGLGSIASRYSTPDDAAPYCHTGGIRFCETTELVAVADMSTERQEEFQQIWGPAFPDNSINYYETDTQMLESEDLDIVAVCVRGPHHFTVMQNVLKADIKAIFLEKPAGCSLEEVDTMTAGADAKGIPIVVDYTRHWGPHLIRLQSLIKDGLIGEVQTVIGYCGGGVLSFAIHTTDMICQFAGYDPVAVTGFVSGGGDVPEPYEPEPAIVGSTIQFESGAIGFHVGNHGTRGGFSVDVLGSEGSVQTGFYSGATVHKGGELIDNATLDLPENASPFKVAYKQITDYLDGGPFPDCARDEYTAVNEIGFATIESSLTGQTIQLPCQNRKRLIFANG; this is encoded by the coding sequence ATGTATCGTGTCGGTATCATCGGGTTAGGCAGTATCGCCTCCCGCTATTCAACACCAGATGACGCTGCCCCCTATTGTCACACGGGCGGCATCCGTTTTTGTGAAACGACTGAATTGGTGGCAGTTGCGGACATGTCTACTGAACGCCAAGAAGAATTCCAGCAAATTTGGGGACCCGCTTTTCCAGATAACTCCATAAACTATTACGAAACAGATACACAGATGCTTGAAAGCGAGGATTTAGACATCGTCGCTGTCTGTGTGCGCGGACCGCATCATTTCACGGTGATGCAGAACGTTTTAAAGGCGGACATCAAAGCCATCTTCCTTGAAAAACCGGCAGGATGTTCCCTTGAAGAAGTTGACACCATGACAGCGGGTGCTGACGCGAAAGGCATCCCTATCGTTGTCGACTACACACGGCATTGGGGACCACACCTCATCCGCCTCCAATCGCTCATCAAAGACGGACTCATCGGTGAGGTGCAAACCGTCATCGGCTACTGCGGCGGCGGTGTGCTCTCTTTCGCTATCCACACAACGGACATGATCTGTCAGTTCGCTGGCTATGATCCGGTTGCGGTGACTGGATTCGTTTCTGGCGGTGGGGATGTCCCAGAGCCTTACGAACCTGAACCCGCGATTGTCGGTTCAACGATTCAATTTGAAAGCGGTGCTATCGGTTTTCACGTTGGAAATCATGGTACGCGAGGTGGATTTTCCGTTGATGTTCTCGGCAGCGAAGGAAGCGTTCAGACAGGATTTTACAGTGGAGCGACTGTGCATAAAGGCGGTGAATTGATTGATAATGCGACCCTTGATCTCCCCGAAAATGCCAGTCCGTTCAAAGTCGCGTATAAACAGATTACGGACTACCTCGATGGTGGCCCCTTCCCTGATTGTGCACGGGACGAGTATACGGCTGTCAACGAAATTGGATTTGCTACGATCGAGAGCAGCTTAACTGGACAAACAATACAACTCCCGTGTCAGAACAGGAAACGACTCATCTTCGCGAACGGTTAA
- a CDS encoding T9SS type A sorting domain-containing protein gives MKTLIVNGKSLVLILTILLVTFGTQRSYAQTITASTPHPLTEATLHGSVITLTLSGGTYERSVWNIRDAVSVSGIVGVTVERFDVERVSDTKVAVELTFNGDFDTNATLTFALGADAIVGYNGPALTTRVLVAAMRESLVASTESPLTEAILHGSVVTLTLSGATYEGASWNIERALTVSGIEDDTVEFDIGIVGDPTGIEIEGIPIENFDLEDLGDLAEFDIGNVPVLTFDVERVSDREVTVTLLFSGDFDTDTTLTFTLGADAISGYNGSAFIAEVPVTAVEESLVASTEFPLTEATLPAELPSSPTPALSEGISVVTLTLKGRRFTEYSWELGEALKVSGIDGVTFESWDVARISDTEVAVPLTFNGDFDTDATLTLTIGASAIAGYNKAFTVQVPVTAVAQSDATVSVSPSPVLSPAIGEQLTLSLNIANGKNVAGYQAIVLFNGSTLDYVKSANGDYLPADAFFGDPIIVHDWLGDTFFGDYMWSGKVILAATTSGGAANGDGTLATLTFEVLDYKASRVTLSQVYLIDSDGKRWETAIESGEVIEPPAPAEAILGDINRDGAVNIQDLVIVSARFGQTGQNSADLNGDGLVDIVDLVLVANAFGADAAAPSLNPQILAQLTAAEIKGWLNQTQQLSLTDPAYLRGITVLEQLLMALTPKETALLANYPNPFNPETWIPYHLAKDAEVTLHIYAVNGQLVRTLTLGYQAVGMYQSRSRAAYWDGRNALGEPVASGVYFYTLTADDFTATRKMLIRK, from the coding sequence ATGAAAACGTTAATCGTAAATGGAAAGTCCCTTGTGCTTATCTTAACTATTCTCTTGGTAACTTTTGGAACGCAGCGGAGTTACGCACAAACGATAACTGCCTCAACTCCACACCCCTTAACAGAAGCAACACTGCATGGAAGTGTGATCACACTCACACTCAGCGGTGGAACTTACGAGCGGTCTGTTTGGAATATCAGAGATGCCGTGTCAGTGTCCGGCATTGTGGGTGTAACTGTTGAAAGGTTCGATGTAGAGCGCGTCAGTGACACCAAGGTGGCAGTTGAATTGACATTCAATGGTGACTTTGACACCAATGCAACGCTTACATTCGCCCTCGGTGCAGACGCAATCGTAGGATATAACGGACCCGCGCTTACCACACGAGTTCTTGTCGCTGCGATGCGGGAATCGCTCGTCGCATCAACAGAATCTCCTTTGACAGAAGCGATTCTTCATGGAAGCGTGGTAACACTCACGCTCAGCGGTGCTACTTACGAAGGGGCTTCTTGGAACATTGAGAGAGCATTGACAGTATCTGGTATTGAAGATGACACTGTTGAATTTGATATAGGGATCGTGGGGGACCCAACAGGAATCGAGATTGAAGGGATCCCTATTGAAAACTTTGATTTGGAGGACCTCGGTGATTTGGCAGAATTTGACATTGGAAATGTCCCTGTTTTAACCTTTGACGTGGAACGCGTCAGCGATAGAGAGGTGACTGTTACATTACTATTCTCCGGTGATTTCGATACCGATACGACCCTCACCTTCACTCTCGGCGCGGATGCAATATCGGGATACAACGGATCAGCATTCATTGCCGAAGTTCCTGTCACTGCGGTAGAGGAGTCATTAGTTGCATCAACGGAATTTCCCCTGACAGAGGCGACATTGCCGGCGGAACTACCATCAAGCCCCACGCCCGCACTCAGTGAGGGGATTAGTGTCGTCACACTCACACTCAAGGGACGGCGGTTCACCGAGTATAGTTGGGAACTTGGAGAGGCTTTGAAGGTATCCGGCATTGATGGGGTCACATTTGAATCATGGGATGTGGCGCGCATCAGTGACACAGAGGTAGCCGTCCCCCTGACTTTCAATGGTGACTTTGACACCGATGCAACTCTTACTTTAACTATTGGCGCAAGTGCAATAGCAGGCTATAATAAGGCGTTCACTGTCCAAGTTCCTGTCACTGCGGTAGCGCAATCGGATGCCACGGTGAGCGTTTCACCCTCTCCAGTCCTATCGCCGGCTATCGGAGAGCAGCTCACACTTTCCCTCAACATCGCTAATGGAAAAAACGTCGCAGGCTATCAAGCAATCGTGTTGTTTAATGGTTCCACCCTTGACTACGTGAAAAGTGCAAACGGAGACTATCTACCAGCAGATGCTTTTTTCGGAGATCCGATTATTGTTCACGACTGGTTAGGAGACACATTTTTCGGGGACTACATGTGGTCTGGAAAGGTGATACTCGCCGCAACCACATCCGGTGGTGCAGCGAACGGGGACGGCACACTTGCCACCCTCACGTTTGAAGTTCTTGACTATAAAGCATCCAGGGTGACCTTATCCCAAGTCTACCTTATAGATTCGGATGGAAAGCGGTGGGAAACTGCCATTGAGAGTGGAGAAGTGATTGAACCACCTGCACCGGCAGAAGCAATCTTGGGAGATATCAACCGCGACGGTGCCGTGAACATTCAAGATTTGGTGATTGTTAGTGCCCGCTTTGGTCAGACAGGACAGAATAGTGCTGATCTCAACGGTGATGGTCTTGTGGATATCGTTGACCTTGTGCTTGTAGCAAATGCTTTCGGTGCGGATGCGGCTGCACCATCGTTGAATCCACAGATATTGGCACAACTCACCGCTGCAGAGATCAAAGGGTGGTTGAATCAGACACAGCAGCTATCGCTCACTGATCCGGCATACCTACGCGGCATTACCGTGCTGGAACAACTCCTTATGGCACTAACTCCCAAAGAGACTGCACTACTTGCTAACTACCCAAATCCATTCAATCCGGAAACGTGGATACCGTATCACTTGGCGAAGGATGCGGAGGTTACACTGCATATCTATGCCGTGAATGGACAATTAGTGCGGACGTTGACACTGGGATATCAAGCTGTGGGAATGTATCAGAGTCGTTCGCGTGCGGCGTATTGGGATGGCAGAAATGCATTGGGTGAACCTGTAGCGAGTGGTGTGTATTTCTACACCCTCACAGCAGACGATTTTACTGCCACGCGTAAGATGCTGATAAGGAAATAA